A single region of the Vicia villosa cultivar HV-30 ecotype Madison, WI linkage group LG4, Vvil1.0, whole genome shotgun sequence genome encodes:
- the LOC131597374 gene encoding secreted RxLR effector protein 161-like has protein sequence MIGSFLYLTARRPYVAFAVRVCARYQVEPKVCHLNQVKRILRYVNGTSDYGILYTNGSDPVLTGYCDADWAGSADDRKSTSRGCFFLGNNIISWFTKKQNCVSLSTAEAEYIAAGSSCSQLVWMKQMLTEYNVPQNVMTLYCDNLSAINISKNPI, from the coding sequence ATGATTGGAAGCTTTCTATATCTAACAGCCAGAAGACCATATGTTGCATTTGCAGTTAGAGTATGTGCCAGATATCAAGTAGAGCCAAAGGTATGTCACTTAAATCAAGTCAAGAGAATCCTCAGATATGTAAATGGAACTTCTGATTATGGCATACTGTACACCAACGGGAGTGACCCTGTTTtgactggatattgtgatgctgactgggctggaagtgctgatgatagAAAAAGCACATCTAGAGGATGTTTCTTCCTAGGTAACAATATTATATCATGGTTtaccaagaaacaaaattgtgtctcattaTCAACTgctgaagcagagtacatagcagCTGGTAGTAGCTGTTCCCAATTGgtctggatgaaacaaatgctgacTGAGTACAATGTTCCACAGAATGTCATGACTTTATATTGTGACAATCTCAGTGCTATTAACATCTCCAAAAATCCAATTTAG